A part of Carassius auratus strain Wakin unplaced genomic scaffold, ASM336829v1 scaf_tig00215201, whole genome shotgun sequence genomic DNA contains:
- the LOC113093892 gene encoding putative oxidoreductase GLYR1 isoform X5 gives MATVHLRIGDLVWGKLGRYPPWPGKIVSPPKDLKKPRGKKCFFVKFFGTEDHAWIKVEQLKPYHPHKEEMIKINKGKRFQQAVDAVEEYLKKAKGKDQTHSDDKSKSDKGRKAAKPMKIIEEDDEDAFKGGSSDKEQTDSDPEPSSVRRLVAGTVSGFKWESSPASSMEPITKRLKIIEEDTRSTSIQAADSTAINGSITPTDKRIGFLGLGLMGSGVVSNLLKMGHVVTVWNRTAEKVQSKCDLFIQEGARLGRTPAEVVSMCDITFSCVSDPKAARDLVLGPSGVLQGIRPGKCYVEMSTVDPETIMELAQVITSRGGRFLEAPVSGSQQLSNDGMLVIVAAGDRSVYEDCSSCFQAMGKTSFFIAGEAGNAARMMLIINMVQGSFMATIAEGLTLAQATGQSQQTFLDILCHGQMASTFVDQKCQNILQGNFKPDYYLKHIQKDLRLAISMGDSVNHPTPMAAAANEVYKRAKALDQSDNDMSAVYRAYIH, from the exons ATGGCGACTGTGCATCTAAGGATCGGGGATCtggtttg GGGTAAGCTTGGACGCTATCCACCTTGGCCAGGCAAG ATCGTCAGTCCTCCGAAGGATCTGAAAAAGCCAAGAGgcaaaaaatgtttctttgtcaAGTTTTTTGGAACTGAAGATCA CGCCTGGATAAAGGTAGAGCAGCTGAAGCCTTACCATCCTCACAAAGAGGAGATGATCAAGATCAACAAAGGCAAGCGCTTCCAGCAGGCTGTTGATGCAGTTGAGGAGTACCTAAAGAAGGCCAAGGGGAAAGATCAG ACACACTCCGATGACAAAAGCAAGTCAGATAAAGGGCGTAAAGCAGCTAAACCAATGAAGATCAttgaagaagatgatgaagatgccTTCAAGGGTGGCTCGTCGGACAAG GAACAGACTGATTCTGACCCAGAGCCATCCTCTGTACGACGGCTGGTCGCAGGAACAGTATCAGGATTCAAATGGGAGAGCAGT CCAGCTTCATCAATGGAGCCCATCACCAAACGCTTAAAGATAATCGAGGAG GACACCAGATCAACATCTATTCAAGCAGCAGACAGCACAGCCATCAACGGCAGCATCACACCTACAGACAAAAG GATAGGGTTCCTAGGACTTGGACTGATGGGAAGTGGTGTGGTTTCTAATTTGTTGAAGATGGGGCATGTTGTGACCGTTTGGAATCGCACCGCAGAAAAGGTACAATCAAAG TGTGATTTGTTCATCCAAGAAGGTGCCAGATTAGGACGAACACCAGCAGAAGTTGTGTCCATGTGTGATATCACATTTTCCTGTGTATCAGACCCAAAAGCTGCCAGAGAT CTTGTGTTAGGTCCTAGCGGAGTCCTGCAGGGAATCAGACCAGGCAAATGTTACGTAGAGATGTCGACCGTTGATCCAGAAACCATCATGGAGCTCGCACAG GTCATCACATCCAGAGGCGGCAGATTCCTAGAAGCTCCGGTTTCGGGCAGCCAGCAGCTTTCCAATGACGGTATGCTGGTCATTGTTGCTGCAGGAGACCGCAGTGTTTATGAAGACTGTAGCAGCTGCTTCCAGGCAATGGGGAAGACGTCTTTCTTCATAG CAGGGGAAGCAGGAAATGCTGCCAGAATGATGCTGATCATTAACATGGTTCAAGGCAGTTTCATGGCGACCATCGCAGAGGGATTGACCTTGGCGCAGGCCACGGGACAGTCGCAGCAAACATTCTTGGATATTCTTTGCCACGGACAAATGGCAAGCACGTTTGTGGACCAGAAATGCCAGA ATATCTTGCAGGGCAACTTCAAACCTGATTACTACCTGAAACACATTCAGAAAGATCTGCGGTTAGCCATTTCAATGGGAGATTCGGTTAATCATCCAACACCAATGGCAGCTGCTGCAAATGAG GTATACAAGAGAGCAAAAGCATTGGACCAGTCGGACAATGACATGTCTGCCGTCTACAGAGCTTATATTCACTAA
- the LOC113093892 gene encoding putative oxidoreductase GLYR1 isoform X7 — MATVHLRIGDLVWGKLGRYPPWPGKIVSPPKDLKKPRGKKCFFVKFFGTEDHAWIKVEQLKPYHPHKEEMIKINKGKRFQQAVDAVEEYLKKAKGKDQTHSDDKSKSDKGRKAAKPMKIIEEDDEDAFKGGSSDKPASSMEPITKRLKIIEEDTRSTSIQAADSTAINGSITPTDKRIGFLGLGLMGSGVVSNLLKMGHVVTVWNRTAEKCDLFIQEGARLGRTPAEVVSMCDITFSCVSDPKAARDLVLGPSGVLQGIRPGKCYVEMSTVDPETIMELAQVITSRGGRFLEAPVSGSQQLSNDGMLVIVAAGDRSVYEDCSSCFQAMGKTSFFIAGEAGNAARMMLIINMVQGSFMATIAEGLTLAQATGQSQQTFLDILCHGQMASTFVDQKCQNILQGNFKPDYYLKHIQKDLRLAISMGDSVNHPTPMAAAANEVYKRAKALDQSDNDMSAVYRAYIH; from the exons ATGGCGACTGTGCATCTAAGGATCGGGGATCtggtttg GGGTAAGCTTGGACGCTATCCACCTTGGCCAGGCAAG ATCGTCAGTCCTCCGAAGGATCTGAAAAAGCCAAGAGgcaaaaaatgtttctttgtcaAGTTTTTTGGAACTGAAGATCA CGCCTGGATAAAGGTAGAGCAGCTGAAGCCTTACCATCCTCACAAAGAGGAGATGATCAAGATCAACAAAGGCAAGCGCTTCCAGCAGGCTGTTGATGCAGTTGAGGAGTACCTAAAGAAGGCCAAGGGGAAAGATCAG ACACACTCCGATGACAAAAGCAAGTCAGATAAAGGGCGTAAAGCAGCTAAACCAATGAAGATCAttgaagaagatgatgaagatgccTTCAAGGGTGGCTCGTCGGACAAG CCAGCTTCATCAATGGAGCCCATCACCAAACGCTTAAAGATAATCGAGGAG GACACCAGATCAACATCTATTCAAGCAGCAGACAGCACAGCCATCAACGGCAGCATCACACCTACAGACAAAAG GATAGGGTTCCTAGGACTTGGACTGATGGGAAGTGGTGTGGTTTCTAATTTGTTGAAGATGGGGCATGTTGTGACCGTTTGGAATCGCACCGCAGAAAAG TGTGATTTGTTCATCCAAGAAGGTGCCAGATTAGGACGAACACCAGCAGAAGTTGTGTCCATGTGTGATATCACATTTTCCTGTGTATCAGACCCAAAAGCTGCCAGAGAT CTTGTGTTAGGTCCTAGCGGAGTCCTGCAGGGAATCAGACCAGGCAAATGTTACGTAGAGATGTCGACCGTTGATCCAGAAACCATCATGGAGCTCGCACAG GTCATCACATCCAGAGGCGGCAGATTCCTAGAAGCTCCGGTTTCGGGCAGCCAGCAGCTTTCCAATGACGGTATGCTGGTCATTGTTGCTGCAGGAGACCGCAGTGTTTATGAAGACTGTAGCAGCTGCTTCCAGGCAATGGGGAAGACGTCTTTCTTCATAG CAGGGGAAGCAGGAAATGCTGCCAGAATGATGCTGATCATTAACATGGTTCAAGGCAGTTTCATGGCGACCATCGCAGAGGGATTGACCTTGGCGCAGGCCACGGGACAGTCGCAGCAAACATTCTTGGATATTCTTTGCCACGGACAAATGGCAAGCACGTTTGTGGACCAGAAATGCCAGA ATATCTTGCAGGGCAACTTCAAACCTGATTACTACCTGAAACACATTCAGAAAGATCTGCGGTTAGCCATTTCAATGGGAGATTCGGTTAATCATCCAACACCAATGGCAGCTGCTGCAAATGAG GTATACAAGAGAGCAAAAGCATTGGACCAGTCGGACAATGACATGTCTGCCGTCTACAGAGCTTATATTCACTAA
- the LOC113093892 gene encoding putative oxidoreductase GLYR1 isoform X6, with amino-acid sequence MATVHLRIGDLVWGKLGRYPPWPGKIVSPPKDLKKPRGKKCFFVKFFGTEDHAWIKVEQLKPYHPHKEEMIKINKGKRFQQAVDAVEEYLKKAKGKDQTHSDDKSKSDKGRKAAKPMKIIEEDDEDAFKGGSSDKPASSMEPITKRLKIIEEDTRSTSIQAADSTAINGSITPTDKRIGFLGLGLMGSGVVSNLLKMGHVVTVWNRTAEKVQSKCDLFIQEGARLGRTPAEVVSMCDITFSCVSDPKAARDLVLGPSGVLQGIRPGKCYVEMSTVDPETIMELAQVITSRGGRFLEAPVSGSQQLSNDGMLVIVAAGDRSVYEDCSSCFQAMGKTSFFIAGEAGNAARMMLIINMVQGSFMATIAEGLTLAQATGQSQQTFLDILCHGQMASTFVDQKCQNILQGNFKPDYYLKHIQKDLRLAISMGDSVNHPTPMAAAANEVYKRAKALDQSDNDMSAVYRAYIH; translated from the exons ATGGCGACTGTGCATCTAAGGATCGGGGATCtggtttg GGGTAAGCTTGGACGCTATCCACCTTGGCCAGGCAAG ATCGTCAGTCCTCCGAAGGATCTGAAAAAGCCAAGAGgcaaaaaatgtttctttgtcaAGTTTTTTGGAACTGAAGATCA CGCCTGGATAAAGGTAGAGCAGCTGAAGCCTTACCATCCTCACAAAGAGGAGATGATCAAGATCAACAAAGGCAAGCGCTTCCAGCAGGCTGTTGATGCAGTTGAGGAGTACCTAAAGAAGGCCAAGGGGAAAGATCAG ACACACTCCGATGACAAAAGCAAGTCAGATAAAGGGCGTAAAGCAGCTAAACCAATGAAGATCAttgaagaagatgatgaagatgccTTCAAGGGTGGCTCGTCGGACAAG CCAGCTTCATCAATGGAGCCCATCACCAAACGCTTAAAGATAATCGAGGAG GACACCAGATCAACATCTATTCAAGCAGCAGACAGCACAGCCATCAACGGCAGCATCACACCTACAGACAAAAG GATAGGGTTCCTAGGACTTGGACTGATGGGAAGTGGTGTGGTTTCTAATTTGTTGAAGATGGGGCATGTTGTGACCGTTTGGAATCGCACCGCAGAAAAGGTACAATCAAAG TGTGATTTGTTCATCCAAGAAGGTGCCAGATTAGGACGAACACCAGCAGAAGTTGTGTCCATGTGTGATATCACATTTTCCTGTGTATCAGACCCAAAAGCTGCCAGAGAT CTTGTGTTAGGTCCTAGCGGAGTCCTGCAGGGAATCAGACCAGGCAAATGTTACGTAGAGATGTCGACCGTTGATCCAGAAACCATCATGGAGCTCGCACAG GTCATCACATCCAGAGGCGGCAGATTCCTAGAAGCTCCGGTTTCGGGCAGCCAGCAGCTTTCCAATGACGGTATGCTGGTCATTGTTGCTGCAGGAGACCGCAGTGTTTATGAAGACTGTAGCAGCTGCTTCCAGGCAATGGGGAAGACGTCTTTCTTCATAG CAGGGGAAGCAGGAAATGCTGCCAGAATGATGCTGATCATTAACATGGTTCAAGGCAGTTTCATGGCGACCATCGCAGAGGGATTGACCTTGGCGCAGGCCACGGGACAGTCGCAGCAAACATTCTTGGATATTCTTTGCCACGGACAAATGGCAAGCACGTTTGTGGACCAGAAATGCCAGA ATATCTTGCAGGGCAACTTCAAACCTGATTACTACCTGAAACACATTCAGAAAGATCTGCGGTTAGCCATTTCAATGGGAGATTCGGTTAATCATCCAACACCAATGGCAGCTGCTGCAAATGAG GTATACAAGAGAGCAAAAGCATTGGACCAGTCGGACAATGACATGTCTGCCGTCTACAGAGCTTATATTCACTAA
- the LOC113093892 gene encoding putative oxidoreductase GLYR1 isoform X4: MATVHLRIGDLVWGKLGRYPPWPGKIVSPPKDLKKPRGKKCFFVKFFGTEDHAWIKVEQLKPYHPHKEEMIKINKGKRFQQAVDAVEEYLKKAKGKDQTHSDDKSKSDKGRKAAKPMKIIEEDDEDAFKGGSSDKEQTDSDPEPSSVRRLVAGTVSGFKWESSPVKDDPHFHHFLLSQSEKPASSMEPITKRLKIIEEDTRSTSIQAADSTAINGSITPTDKRIGFLGLGLMGSGVVSNLLKMGHVVTVWNRTAEKCDLFIQEGARLGRTPAEVVSMCDITFSCVSDPKAARDLVLGPSGVLQGIRPGKCYVEMSTVDPETIMELAQVITSRGGRFLEAPVSGSQQLSNDGMLVIVAAGDRSVYEDCSSCFQAMGKTSFFIGEAGNAARMMLIINMVQGSFMATIAEGLTLAQATGQSQQTFLDILCHGQMASTFVDQKCQNILQGNFKPDYYLKHIQKDLRLAISMGDSVNHPTPMAAAANEVYKRAKALDQSDNDMSAVYRAYIH, from the exons ATGGCGACTGTGCATCTAAGGATCGGGGATCtggtttg GGGTAAGCTTGGACGCTATCCACCTTGGCCAGGCAAG ATCGTCAGTCCTCCGAAGGATCTGAAAAAGCCAAGAGgcaaaaaatgtttctttgtcaAGTTTTTTGGAACTGAAGATCA CGCCTGGATAAAGGTAGAGCAGCTGAAGCCTTACCATCCTCACAAAGAGGAGATGATCAAGATCAACAAAGGCAAGCGCTTCCAGCAGGCTGTTGATGCAGTTGAGGAGTACCTAAAGAAGGCCAAGGGGAAAGATCAG ACACACTCCGATGACAAAAGCAAGTCAGATAAAGGGCGTAAAGCAGCTAAACCAATGAAGATCAttgaagaagatgatgaagatgccTTCAAGGGTGGCTCGTCGGACAAG GAACAGACTGATTCTGACCCAGAGCCATCCTCTGTACGACGGCTGGTCGCAGGAACAGTATCAGGATTCAAATGGGAGAGCAGT CCAGTAAAGGATGACCCACATTTTCATCACTTTCTGCTCAGCCAGTCTGAGAAG CCAGCTTCATCAATGGAGCCCATCACCAAACGCTTAAAGATAATCGAGGAG GACACCAGATCAACATCTATTCAAGCAGCAGACAGCACAGCCATCAACGGCAGCATCACACCTACAGACAAAAG GATAGGGTTCCTAGGACTTGGACTGATGGGAAGTGGTGTGGTTTCTAATTTGTTGAAGATGGGGCATGTTGTGACCGTTTGGAATCGCACCGCAGAAAAG TGTGATTTGTTCATCCAAGAAGGTGCCAGATTAGGACGAACACCAGCAGAAGTTGTGTCCATGTGTGATATCACATTTTCCTGTGTATCAGACCCAAAAGCTGCCAGAGAT CTTGTGTTAGGTCCTAGCGGAGTCCTGCAGGGAATCAGACCAGGCAAATGTTACGTAGAGATGTCGACCGTTGATCCAGAAACCATCATGGAGCTCGCACAG GTCATCACATCCAGAGGCGGCAGATTCCTAGAAGCTCCGGTTTCGGGCAGCCAGCAGCTTTCCAATGACGGTATGCTGGTCATTGTTGCTGCAGGAGACCGCAGTGTTTATGAAGACTGTAGCAGCTGCTTCCAGGCAATGGGGAAGACGTCTTTCTTCATAG GGGAAGCAGGAAATGCTGCCAGAATGATGCTGATCATTAACATGGTTCAAGGCAGTTTCATGGCGACCATCGCAGAGGGATTGACCTTGGCGCAGGCCACGGGACAGTCGCAGCAAACATTCTTGGATATTCTTTGCCACGGACAAATGGCAAGCACGTTTGTGGACCAGAAATGCCAGA ATATCTTGCAGGGCAACTTCAAACCTGATTACTACCTGAAACACATTCAGAAAGATCTGCGGTTAGCCATTTCAATGGGAGATTCGGTTAATCATCCAACACCAATGGCAGCTGCTGCAAATGAG GTATACAAGAGAGCAAAAGCATTGGACCAGTCGGACAATGACATGTCTGCCGTCTACAGAGCTTATATTCACTAA
- the LOC113093892 gene encoding putative oxidoreductase GLYR1 isoform X2 — translation MATVHLRIGDLVWGKLGRYPPWPGKIVSPPKDLKKPRGKKCFFVKFFGTEDHAWIKVEQLKPYHPHKEEMIKINKGKRFQQAVDAVEEYLKKAKGKDQTHSDDKSKSDKGRKAAKPMKIIEEDDEDAFKGGSSDKEQTDSDPEPSSVRRLVAGTVSGFKWESSPVKDDPHFHHFLLSQSEKPASSMEPITKRLKIIEEDTRSTSIQAADSTAINGSITPTDKRIGFLGLGLMGSGVVSNLLKMGHVVTVWNRTAEKVQSKCDLFIQEGARLGRTPAEVVSMCDITFSCVSDPKAARDLVLGPSGVLQGIRPGKCYVEMSTVDPETIMELAQVITSRGGRFLEAPVSGSQQLSNDGMLVIVAAGDRSVYEDCSSCFQAMGKTSFFIGEAGNAARMMLIINMVQGSFMATIAEGLTLAQATGQSQQTFLDILCHGQMASTFVDQKCQNILQGNFKPDYYLKHIQKDLRLAISMGDSVNHPTPMAAAANEVYKRAKALDQSDNDMSAVYRAYIH, via the exons ATGGCGACTGTGCATCTAAGGATCGGGGATCtggtttg GGGTAAGCTTGGACGCTATCCACCTTGGCCAGGCAAG ATCGTCAGTCCTCCGAAGGATCTGAAAAAGCCAAGAGgcaaaaaatgtttctttgtcaAGTTTTTTGGAACTGAAGATCA CGCCTGGATAAAGGTAGAGCAGCTGAAGCCTTACCATCCTCACAAAGAGGAGATGATCAAGATCAACAAAGGCAAGCGCTTCCAGCAGGCTGTTGATGCAGTTGAGGAGTACCTAAAGAAGGCCAAGGGGAAAGATCAG ACACACTCCGATGACAAAAGCAAGTCAGATAAAGGGCGTAAAGCAGCTAAACCAATGAAGATCAttgaagaagatgatgaagatgccTTCAAGGGTGGCTCGTCGGACAAG GAACAGACTGATTCTGACCCAGAGCCATCCTCTGTACGACGGCTGGTCGCAGGAACAGTATCAGGATTCAAATGGGAGAGCAGT CCAGTAAAGGATGACCCACATTTTCATCACTTTCTGCTCAGCCAGTCTGAGAAG CCAGCTTCATCAATGGAGCCCATCACCAAACGCTTAAAGATAATCGAGGAG GACACCAGATCAACATCTATTCAAGCAGCAGACAGCACAGCCATCAACGGCAGCATCACACCTACAGACAAAAG GATAGGGTTCCTAGGACTTGGACTGATGGGAAGTGGTGTGGTTTCTAATTTGTTGAAGATGGGGCATGTTGTGACCGTTTGGAATCGCACCGCAGAAAAGGTACAATCAAAG TGTGATTTGTTCATCCAAGAAGGTGCCAGATTAGGACGAACACCAGCAGAAGTTGTGTCCATGTGTGATATCACATTTTCCTGTGTATCAGACCCAAAAGCTGCCAGAGAT CTTGTGTTAGGTCCTAGCGGAGTCCTGCAGGGAATCAGACCAGGCAAATGTTACGTAGAGATGTCGACCGTTGATCCAGAAACCATCATGGAGCTCGCACAG GTCATCACATCCAGAGGCGGCAGATTCCTAGAAGCTCCGGTTTCGGGCAGCCAGCAGCTTTCCAATGACGGTATGCTGGTCATTGTTGCTGCAGGAGACCGCAGTGTTTATGAAGACTGTAGCAGCTGCTTCCAGGCAATGGGGAAGACGTCTTTCTTCATAG GGGAAGCAGGAAATGCTGCCAGAATGATGCTGATCATTAACATGGTTCAAGGCAGTTTCATGGCGACCATCGCAGAGGGATTGACCTTGGCGCAGGCCACGGGACAGTCGCAGCAAACATTCTTGGATATTCTTTGCCACGGACAAATGGCAAGCACGTTTGTGGACCAGAAATGCCAGA ATATCTTGCAGGGCAACTTCAAACCTGATTACTACCTGAAACACATTCAGAAAGATCTGCGGTTAGCCATTTCAATGGGAGATTCGGTTAATCATCCAACACCAATGGCAGCTGCTGCAAATGAG GTATACAAGAGAGCAAAAGCATTGGACCAGTCGGACAATGACATGTCTGCCGTCTACAGAGCTTATATTCACTAA
- the LOC113093892 gene encoding putative oxidoreductase GLYR1 isoform X3: protein MATVHLRIGDLVWGKLGRYPPWPGKIVSPPKDLKKPRGKKCFFVKFFGTEDHAWIKVEQLKPYHPHKEEMIKINKGKRFQQAVDAVEEYLKKAKGKDQTHSDDKSKSDKGRKAAKPMKIIEEDDEDAFKGGSSDKEQTDSDPEPSSVRRLVAGTVSGFKWESSPVKDDPHFHHFLLSQSEKPASSMEPITKRLKIIEEDTRSTSIQAADSTAINGSITPTDKRIGFLGLGLMGSGVVSNLLKMGHVVTVWNRTAEKCDLFIQEGARLGRTPAEVVSMCDITFSCVSDPKAARDLVLGPSGVLQGIRPGKCYVEMSTVDPETIMELAQVITSRGGRFLEAPVSGSQQLSNDGMLVIVAAGDRSVYEDCSSCFQAMGKTSFFIAGEAGNAARMMLIINMVQGSFMATIAEGLTLAQATGQSQQTFLDILCHGQMASTFVDQKCQNILQGNFKPDYYLKHIQKDLRLAISMGDSVNHPTPMAAAANEVYKRAKALDQSDNDMSAVYRAYIH from the exons ATGGCGACTGTGCATCTAAGGATCGGGGATCtggtttg GGGTAAGCTTGGACGCTATCCACCTTGGCCAGGCAAG ATCGTCAGTCCTCCGAAGGATCTGAAAAAGCCAAGAGgcaaaaaatgtttctttgtcaAGTTTTTTGGAACTGAAGATCA CGCCTGGATAAAGGTAGAGCAGCTGAAGCCTTACCATCCTCACAAAGAGGAGATGATCAAGATCAACAAAGGCAAGCGCTTCCAGCAGGCTGTTGATGCAGTTGAGGAGTACCTAAAGAAGGCCAAGGGGAAAGATCAG ACACACTCCGATGACAAAAGCAAGTCAGATAAAGGGCGTAAAGCAGCTAAACCAATGAAGATCAttgaagaagatgatgaagatgccTTCAAGGGTGGCTCGTCGGACAAG GAACAGACTGATTCTGACCCAGAGCCATCCTCTGTACGACGGCTGGTCGCAGGAACAGTATCAGGATTCAAATGGGAGAGCAGT CCAGTAAAGGATGACCCACATTTTCATCACTTTCTGCTCAGCCAGTCTGAGAAG CCAGCTTCATCAATGGAGCCCATCACCAAACGCTTAAAGATAATCGAGGAG GACACCAGATCAACATCTATTCAAGCAGCAGACAGCACAGCCATCAACGGCAGCATCACACCTACAGACAAAAG GATAGGGTTCCTAGGACTTGGACTGATGGGAAGTGGTGTGGTTTCTAATTTGTTGAAGATGGGGCATGTTGTGACCGTTTGGAATCGCACCGCAGAAAAG TGTGATTTGTTCATCCAAGAAGGTGCCAGATTAGGACGAACACCAGCAGAAGTTGTGTCCATGTGTGATATCACATTTTCCTGTGTATCAGACCCAAAAGCTGCCAGAGAT CTTGTGTTAGGTCCTAGCGGAGTCCTGCAGGGAATCAGACCAGGCAAATGTTACGTAGAGATGTCGACCGTTGATCCAGAAACCATCATGGAGCTCGCACAG GTCATCACATCCAGAGGCGGCAGATTCCTAGAAGCTCCGGTTTCGGGCAGCCAGCAGCTTTCCAATGACGGTATGCTGGTCATTGTTGCTGCAGGAGACCGCAGTGTTTATGAAGACTGTAGCAGCTGCTTCCAGGCAATGGGGAAGACGTCTTTCTTCATAG CAGGGGAAGCAGGAAATGCTGCCAGAATGATGCTGATCATTAACATGGTTCAAGGCAGTTTCATGGCGACCATCGCAGAGGGATTGACCTTGGCGCAGGCCACGGGACAGTCGCAGCAAACATTCTTGGATATTCTTTGCCACGGACAAATGGCAAGCACGTTTGTGGACCAGAAATGCCAGA ATATCTTGCAGGGCAACTTCAAACCTGATTACTACCTGAAACACATTCAGAAAGATCTGCGGTTAGCCATTTCAATGGGAGATTCGGTTAATCATCCAACACCAATGGCAGCTGCTGCAAATGAG GTATACAAGAGAGCAAAAGCATTGGACCAGTCGGACAATGACATGTCTGCCGTCTACAGAGCTTATATTCACTAA
- the LOC113093892 gene encoding putative oxidoreductase GLYR1 isoform X1, producing MATVHLRIGDLVWGKLGRYPPWPGKIVSPPKDLKKPRGKKCFFVKFFGTEDHAWIKVEQLKPYHPHKEEMIKINKGKRFQQAVDAVEEYLKKAKGKDQTHSDDKSKSDKGRKAAKPMKIIEEDDEDAFKGGSSDKEQTDSDPEPSSVRRLVAGTVSGFKWESSPVKDDPHFHHFLLSQSEKPASSMEPITKRLKIIEEDTRSTSIQAADSTAINGSITPTDKRIGFLGLGLMGSGVVSNLLKMGHVVTVWNRTAEKVQSKCDLFIQEGARLGRTPAEVVSMCDITFSCVSDPKAARDLVLGPSGVLQGIRPGKCYVEMSTVDPETIMELAQVITSRGGRFLEAPVSGSQQLSNDGMLVIVAAGDRSVYEDCSSCFQAMGKTSFFIAGEAGNAARMMLIINMVQGSFMATIAEGLTLAQATGQSQQTFLDILCHGQMASTFVDQKCQNILQGNFKPDYYLKHIQKDLRLAISMGDSVNHPTPMAAAANEVYKRAKALDQSDNDMSAVYRAYIH from the exons ATGGCGACTGTGCATCTAAGGATCGGGGATCtggtttg GGGTAAGCTTGGACGCTATCCACCTTGGCCAGGCAAG ATCGTCAGTCCTCCGAAGGATCTGAAAAAGCCAAGAGgcaaaaaatgtttctttgtcaAGTTTTTTGGAACTGAAGATCA CGCCTGGATAAAGGTAGAGCAGCTGAAGCCTTACCATCCTCACAAAGAGGAGATGATCAAGATCAACAAAGGCAAGCGCTTCCAGCAGGCTGTTGATGCAGTTGAGGAGTACCTAAAGAAGGCCAAGGGGAAAGATCAG ACACACTCCGATGACAAAAGCAAGTCAGATAAAGGGCGTAAAGCAGCTAAACCAATGAAGATCAttgaagaagatgatgaagatgccTTCAAGGGTGGCTCGTCGGACAAG GAACAGACTGATTCTGACCCAGAGCCATCCTCTGTACGACGGCTGGTCGCAGGAACAGTATCAGGATTCAAATGGGAGAGCAGT CCAGTAAAGGATGACCCACATTTTCATCACTTTCTGCTCAGCCAGTCTGAGAAG CCAGCTTCATCAATGGAGCCCATCACCAAACGCTTAAAGATAATCGAGGAG GACACCAGATCAACATCTATTCAAGCAGCAGACAGCACAGCCATCAACGGCAGCATCACACCTACAGACAAAAG GATAGGGTTCCTAGGACTTGGACTGATGGGAAGTGGTGTGGTTTCTAATTTGTTGAAGATGGGGCATGTTGTGACCGTTTGGAATCGCACCGCAGAAAAGGTACAATCAAAG TGTGATTTGTTCATCCAAGAAGGTGCCAGATTAGGACGAACACCAGCAGAAGTTGTGTCCATGTGTGATATCACATTTTCCTGTGTATCAGACCCAAAAGCTGCCAGAGAT CTTGTGTTAGGTCCTAGCGGAGTCCTGCAGGGAATCAGACCAGGCAAATGTTACGTAGAGATGTCGACCGTTGATCCAGAAACCATCATGGAGCTCGCACAG GTCATCACATCCAGAGGCGGCAGATTCCTAGAAGCTCCGGTTTCGGGCAGCCAGCAGCTTTCCAATGACGGTATGCTGGTCATTGTTGCTGCAGGAGACCGCAGTGTTTATGAAGACTGTAGCAGCTGCTTCCAGGCAATGGGGAAGACGTCTTTCTTCATAG CAGGGGAAGCAGGAAATGCTGCCAGAATGATGCTGATCATTAACATGGTTCAAGGCAGTTTCATGGCGACCATCGCAGAGGGATTGACCTTGGCGCAGGCCACGGGACAGTCGCAGCAAACATTCTTGGATATTCTTTGCCACGGACAAATGGCAAGCACGTTTGTGGACCAGAAATGCCAGA ATATCTTGCAGGGCAACTTCAAACCTGATTACTACCTGAAACACATTCAGAAAGATCTGCGGTTAGCCATTTCAATGGGAGATTCGGTTAATCATCCAACACCAATGGCAGCTGCTGCAAATGAG GTATACAAGAGAGCAAAAGCATTGGACCAGTCGGACAATGACATGTCTGCCGTCTACAGAGCTTATATTCACTAA